Proteins from a genomic interval of bacterium BMS3Abin08:
- a CDS encoding cobQ/CobB/MinD/ParA nucleotide binding domain protein: MPFLIALAGKGGTGKTSIAGLTIRYLVQKRAGPVLAVDADSNACLNEALGVEVHATIGQLRESSLETIRSGGDRPGGMSMEELFEYQVNQALIESRGIDLIVMGRPEGPGCYCAANNIIRKYTDMLSEKYPYVVIDNEAGMEHLSRRTTHKVNLLLMVSDPTVKGVQTAKRIDSLIDELKLDIDRRVLIINKVSGEEGEMLKGYAEGLGLQVAGLVPQDGMIFKYDLEGKPIFDLPDDSVAVTSLFAILDGLRV, from the coding sequence ATGCCTTTTTTGATAGCACTGGCAGGTAAAGGTGGAACAGGAAAGACGAGTATTGCAGGATTAACGATAAGGTATCTCGTTCAGAAGAGAGCCGGCCCTGTGCTCGCAGTTGATGCCGACAGCAATGCCTGTCTGAACGAGGCCTTAGGGGTTGAGGTTCATGCCACGATAGGTCAGTTGAGGGAGTCGTCGCTCGAGACCATCCGCTCCGGTGGTGACCGTCCCGGCGGCATGAGCATGGAGGAACTCTTTGAGTACCAGGTGAACCAGGCGCTGATCGAATCGAGGGGCATTGATCTCATTGTTATGGGAAGGCCCGAGGGCCCCGGGTGTTACTGCGCTGCAAACAACATAATCAGGAAATATACGGATATGCTGTCCGAAAAGTACCCCTATGTCGTTATTGACAACGAGGCAGGGATGGAACACCTCAGCAGAAGGACAACCCACAAGGTTAATCTCCTGCTGATGGTGAGCGACCCCACCGTTAAGGGGGTCCAGACTGCAAAGAGGATCGATAGCCTTATTGATGAACTGAAGCTCGATATAGACAGGAGGGTTCTGATTATCAACAAGGTATCAGGAGAAGAGGGGGAGATGCTCAAAGGGTATGCCGAAGGCCTTGGGCTCCAAGTGGCAGGACTTGTCCCCCAGGACGGCATGATCTTTAAGTACGATCTTGAGGGCAAACCCATATTCGATCTCCCCGATGATTCCGTTGCCGTAACATCGTTATTTGCTATATTGGATGGATTAAGGGTTTGA
- a CDS encoding limonene hydroxylase, whose translation MALHQQELERDTNIPEFILNNLPSGIIFCDNECKIRFINRTYADYLGVDQEEVIGKPITEYIPGSRIRHVLESEQPELGFKCSVGEGKEKKILIVNRIPVFDTHGIIGVISQSLFGDIGELKDLSDRLCFLEKKVNSYREKIKSVLSSRYSHEDIKGECAGIVQAKEMIKKYAKTDSPVIVLGATGTGKELCAHALHRESLRFRGPFVSINCAAIPQDLFESELFGYVAGAFTGAQRDGKMGQIELSDKGTLFLDEIGDMPLHAQVKLLRVLEDKIIYRLGSTQPKEVNFRLIAATSRDLKAMIRERKFREELYYRLSTMAVVLPPLCERREDIPILVRHFLDRLDRRHITCTEKAMDALMQYRWSGNIRELKNVVERAVSLCKGNIIDIADLPCEITSSNTSVSYDNKEKHNHQTPTLAAQEKKLILNALRENLWNMAKTAKILGISRATLYEKTKKYRISRPVVPLPE comes from the coding sequence ATGGCGTTACATCAACAGGAGTTGGAGAGGGATACAAATATTCCGGAGTTCATTCTCAACAACCTTCCCAGTGGCATCATTTTCTGTGACAATGAGTGTAAGATTCGGTTTATCAACCGCACCTATGCTGATTATCTCGGTGTGGATCAGGAAGAGGTTATAGGCAAACCGATCACTGAATACATCCCGGGTTCACGGATTCGTCATGTCCTGGAGAGTGAACAACCCGAACTGGGCTTTAAGTGTTCCGTCGGAGAGGGGAAGGAAAAGAAGATCTTGATTGTGAACAGAATTCCGGTATTCGACACTCATGGGATAATCGGTGTTATTTCTCAATCTCTTTTTGGCGATATCGGCGAGTTGAAAGACCTTTCAGACAGGCTATGTTTTCTGGAAAAAAAGGTCAACTCATACAGGGAGAAAATCAAAAGCGTACTCTCTTCCCGATACTCCCACGAAGATATAAAAGGAGAGTGTGCCGGCATTGTTCAGGCCAAGGAAATGATTAAGAAATATGCCAAGACCGATTCTCCTGTCATTGTACTGGGGGCCACGGGAACGGGAAAGGAGTTGTGTGCCCACGCCCTTCACCGGGAAAGCCTGCGATTCAGGGGTCCGTTTGTGAGTATCAACTGTGCGGCAATCCCGCAGGACCTCTTTGAATCCGAACTCTTTGGATATGTAGCCGGTGCGTTTACAGGGGCACAGAGAGACGGCAAGATGGGACAGATAGAACTATCGGACAAGGGGACACTCTTCCTCGACGAAATCGGCGATATGCCGCTGCACGCCCAGGTCAAGCTTCTCCGGGTTCTGGAGGATAAAATAATATACAGACTTGGAAGCACCCAACCAAAGGAAGTGAATTTCCGCCTTATTGCCGCCACGAGCAGGGACCTCAAGGCAATGATCCGGGAAAGGAAATTCAGGGAGGAGCTTTATTACAGACTGAGCACGATGGCGGTTGTCCTGCCCCCTCTGTGCGAAAGAAGAGAGGATATCCCTATTCTGGTCCGTCATTTCCTTGACCGGTTGGACCGGCGCCATATTACTTGTACGGAAAAGGCGATGGACGCATTGATGCAATATAGATGGTCCGGTAACATTCGGGAGCTGAAGAATGTTGTCGAACGGGCCGTCAGTCTCTGTAAGGGAAACATTATCGATATTGCCGATCTTCCCTGCGAGATTACCTCGTCAAACACGTCTGTGTCCTACGACAATAAAGAAAAACATAATCATCAGACACCAACCCTTGCAGCCCAGGAAAAGAAACTGATTCTAAATGCACTCAGGGAAAACCTCTGGAACATGGCCAAGACTGCAAAGATTCTGGGGATATCCAGGGCAACGTTATACGAGAAGACGAAGAAGTACCGGATATCCAGGCCGGTCGTCCCCCTGCCGGAATGA
- the gltD gene encoding glutamate synthase [NADPH] small chain, translating to MHGETCIKTARKTAACQEFCPAGIDVPRYIRAIAEGRFDESLAVIREAIPFPSICGYACFAPCENHCGKGQFTEPVAIRALKRAAAEHDKGLWKENLKKEPSTGKKVAVVGAGPSGLTAAYYLALKGHDVTVFESKAEAGGMMRWAIPEYRLPRRIVSGEIEEIKDLGVELRTNARVDSLTDLKRSGAKAVYVACGAPKSIPLGIPGDNLNGIVGAIDFLEVLNSGTALSVGKRVAVIGGGNAAIDAARSSIRLGATEVKIFYRRTIDEMPAYPDEIDAAVEEGVKLEFLAAPSHIEKHDGALRVVFNCIELGPPDKSGRPQPICKSGYDYSEVFDTVISAIGQEIGQGQALDISTGERGFINVDTRLSTDIEGVFAGGDAVTGPSSIIEAIAQGKTAASYIDQYLGGDGNIAAALAPVETDIALSFYMDVNSPRVEIPSVPTGIRINNFDVVEKTLNPYMARKEADRCLWCDYRQFAVELDFEACKECGYCREVCHMNVFDQGDGFNAKGYRPFVATNPQNCVGCMKCFYSCPDFCIEIKGAE from the coding sequence ATGCATGGTGAAACCTGTATCAAAACGGCACGAAAAACAGCTGCCTGTCAAGAGTTCTGCCCGGCAGGCATTGATGTCCCGCGGTATATCAGGGCCATAGCAGAGGGCAGGTTCGATGAGTCTTTGGCGGTCATCCGGGAAGCCATACCTTTTCCATCGATCTGTGGTTATGCCTGCTTTGCCCCCTGTGAAAATCATTGTGGAAAGGGACAGTTCACCGAACCTGTAGCCATCCGGGCCTTAAAAAGGGCTGCTGCCGAACATGACAAGGGACTATGGAAAGAGAACCTGAAAAAGGAGCCTTCAACAGGCAAAAAGGTGGCCGTTGTCGGAGCCGGGCCAAGTGGTCTGACCGCTGCCTACTATCTGGCACTGAAGGGTCATGATGTAACTGTTTTTGAGAGCAAGGCTGAAGCAGGCGGCATGATGCGCTGGGCCATTCCCGAGTATCGTCTCCCGCGCAGAATCGTAAGTGGAGAGATTGAGGAGATAAAGGACCTTGGCGTTGAGTTGAGAACAAACGCAAGGGTGGATTCATTGACCGACCTGAAGAGGTCGGGGGCCAAAGCCGTTTATGTTGCCTGCGGCGCTCCAAAGAGTATACCCCTGGGAATTCCCGGTGATAACCTGAATGGCATTGTGGGTGCAATCGATTTCCTTGAGGTGTTAAACAGTGGAACCGCCCTTTCTGTTGGGAAGAGAGTGGCCGTAATCGGAGGAGGCAATGCTGCCATTGATGCAGCTCGCAGCTCGATCAGGCTCGGTGCAACAGAGGTGAAAATATTTTATCGACGCACCATAGATGAGATGCCTGCTTATCCGGACGAGATAGATGCGGCAGTCGAAGAAGGAGTCAAGCTTGAATTTCTGGCGGCGCCGTCTCACATTGAGAAGCACGACGGCGCACTGAGGGTGGTGTTTAACTGTATAGAGCTTGGACCACCCGACAAAAGTGGCAGACCCCAACCCATCTGCAAATCAGGATACGACTACAGCGAGGTTTTCGATACCGTAATTTCAGCAATCGGTCAAGAAATCGGTCAGGGACAGGCGTTGGATATCTCCACAGGCGAGAGGGGTTTTATTAACGTGGACACCCGCTTATCAACCGACATTGAAGGCGTCTTTGCCGGTGGAGATGCCGTCACCGGACCTTCCTCGATAATTGAGGCAATTGCCCAGGGAAAAACAGCGGCTTCATACATCGACCAATATCTGGGAGGTGACGGCAACATTGCAGCGGCCCTTGCACCGGTGGAGACGGATATCGCCCTGAGTTTTTACATGGACGTAAACTCTCCCCGTGTGGAAATCCCGTCTGTGCCGACAGGAATCAGGATCAATAATTTTGATGTTGTGGAAAAGACGCTTAATCCGTATATGGCCCGCAAAGAGGCGGATCGGTGCCTGTGGTGTGACTACAGGCAGTTTGCAGTTGAACTGGACTTTGAGGCCTGTAAGGAGTGCGGCTACTGCCGGGAAGTCTGCCATATGAATGTTTTTGACCAGGGCGACGGTTTTAATGCCAAGGGATATCGCCCCTTTGTTGCAACCAACCCTCAAAACTGTGTCGGCTGCATGAAATGCTTTTATAGTTGTCCGGATTTCTGCATAGAGATTAAAGGAGCGGAATGA
- the korA_3 gene encoding 2-oxoglutarate oxidoreductase subunit KorA, giving the protein MKRYLETGNFAITEGAILAGCRFFAGYPITPATEIAEAMSLRLPQEGGVYLQGEDECAALHLCIGAALGGYKTMTATSGPGFILYADPYGWAIGCEIPLVVLNSGRVGPVSGITGAPGQGEFYMTRYPTQGGNFETIVLAPNSAQEAMAITVEAFYLSERFRTPVTVLADQLITDGFEDISVPENDGEMKEMGFRTWPRKINQGPEFYPSSDEIDIPPVVLGHNTGALCSDWTPTKEGYDIEEVEAHHRHAYRLIYKVRNHRDIFSHLYEKKFMDDDPDLIVVSYGTPSRVVNTAVEKARRNGLKVGALRLINLWPFPDEHFKSKTKYLTVELNWDGQLVREVQRAAPKDAEVHFVGSCGDLPTVHDLIETFEKVIKGQPLERQDWKLEEW; this is encoded by the coding sequence ATGAAGAGATATCTTGAAACAGGAAATTTTGCAATTACGGAAGGCGCAATACTTGCTGGATGTCGTTTCTTTGCAGGATATCCAATCACGCCTGCAACAGAAATCGCTGAGGCAATGTCGCTCAGATTGCCCCAGGAAGGAGGAGTATATCTACAGGGTGAGGATGAGTGTGCAGCACTGCACCTCTGCATCGGTGCTGCACTGGGGGGGTATAAAACCATGACCGCAACATCAGGTCCCGGGTTTATCCTCTATGCCGACCCCTACGGTTGGGCGATCGGCTGCGAAATCCCTCTGGTTGTTCTCAATTCCGGACGAGTTGGTCCTGTCAGCGGCATTACGGGAGCGCCCGGACAAGGTGAGTTCTATATGACACGTTACCCGACTCAGGGAGGCAATTTCGAGACAATTGTACTGGCACCCAACTCCGCACAGGAGGCAATGGCGATTACAGTGGAGGCATTTTATCTCTCAGAGCGTTTCAGGACGCCTGTTACAGTACTTGCCGATCAGTTGATTACCGATGGTTTTGAGGACATAAGCGTTCCTGAGAACGATGGTGAGATGAAGGAGATGGGCTTCAGGACATGGCCGAGGAAGATCAATCAGGGGCCTGAGTTTTATCCATCCTCCGATGAAATCGATATCCCGCCGGTAGTGCTGGGACACAATACGGGTGCACTCTGTTCTGACTGGACCCCGACAAAAGAGGGGTATGACATTGAGGAAGTTGAAGCCCATCACAGGCATGCGTACCGCCTGATCTATAAAGTCAGGAATCACAGGGACATCTTCAGTCACCTTTACGAGAAAAAATTCATGGATGATGATCCCGACCTGATCGTTGTCTCCTACGGTACGCCGTCCCGTGTTGTGAATACAGCAGTGGAGAAGGCCCGCCGGAACGGCCTTAAGGTAGGCGCCCTTCGTTTGATCAATTTGTGGCCTTTTCCGGATGAACATTTCAAGAGTAAGACCAAATACCTTACGGTAGAGCTGAACTGGGACGGTCAATTAGTGCGTGAAGTGCAGAGGGCCGCTCCCAAGGATGCCGAGGTCCACTTTGTGGGCAGTTGTGGTGATCTGCCCACGGTACATGACTTGATAGAGACCTTTGAAAAAGTGATAAAGGGTCAGCCACTGGAACGTCAAGACTGGAAATTGGAGGAATGGTAA
- the korB_3 gene encoding 2-oxoglutarate oxidoreductase subunit KorB translates to MDYLSKKYMRSRKIPSTACSGCGLGINHKAVVQAIYEIGLEVDDVVWGTSIGCAGRQTFGTWKGDGFAGTHGRVYAIARGLRLALPPEKKIILTVGDGDAFGIGLLHLIHAARSNADLTIIVNDNLGYMSTGGQYGWTTPTGSKTDSSPYGMYEHNLMSEGMDVLGILKNAGATFLARHVSMDGHRAVESIKQGIHNRGFSLIHMVFPCPTNFGSRELGTRNTLKIYNWIERQAAPLGEEKDNTVWATGVYHDASNSRPEFSEHIHEKIEKIRRTVSV, encoded by the coding sequence ATGGACTACCTGTCAAAAAAATATATGAGATCCAGGAAGATACCAAGCACCGCCTGTTCCGGCTGCGGATTGGGAATAAACCATAAAGCAGTTGTACAGGCTATTTACGAGATAGGCTTGGAGGTGGACGATGTGGTCTGGGGAACCTCGATAGGCTGTGCGGGCCGCCAGACTTTCGGTACATGGAAAGGAGACGGGTTTGCCGGAACACACGGTCGTGTGTATGCCATTGCAAGAGGTCTGAGGCTTGCCCTGCCACCTGAGAAGAAAATCATACTGACCGTCGGGGATGGAGACGCCTTTGGGATAGGGTTGTTGCACCTCATCCACGCTGCACGGTCCAACGCTGACCTTACAATTATAGTGAATGATAACCTGGGGTATATGTCTACGGGTGGACAGTACGGCTGGACAACCCCCACCGGCAGCAAAACAGACAGCAGTCCTTACGGAATGTACGAGCACAACCTGATGAGTGAGGGCATGGATGTCCTCGGTATCCTGAAAAATGCCGGGGCTACCTTCCTGGCCCGTCATGTGTCCATGGACGGTCACCGGGCCGTTGAAAGCATCAAGCAGGGGATTCATAACCGGGGTTTTTCATTGATACATATGGTTTTCCCATGTCCAACAAACTTCGGCAGCCGTGAACTCGGGACGAGAAATACGTTAAAGATTTATAACTGGATTGAGAGGCAGGCCGCTCCTTTAGGGGAAGAAAAGGACAACACCGTATGGGCTACCGGAGTTTACCATGATGCAAGTAACTCCCGGCCGGAATTCTCTGAACATATTCACGAAAAAATTGAGAAGATAAGGAGGACGGTATCGGTATGA
- a CDS encoding 2-oxoglutarate ferredoxin oxidoreductase subunit gamma, whose protein sequence is MRTRTEILASGFGGQGVVRLGQILGEAAVKQGYRVTMLKSHGTEMRGGYVRSQVVISKEPIGSPIIESPDFFAALSLAAYKAFKDLVSKGTILYDPAFVVEIDEGLPCIQMPVPAKDLAVERLGRAVFANTVMLGVLSRIIDELDPEVVLESILHLIPRYHEENKKAFEIGYCLFEENETCNGGKQ, encoded by the coding sequence ATGAGAACAAGAACTGAAATCCTTGCGAGTGGGTTCGGAGGCCAGGGTGTTGTAAGACTTGGTCAGATTCTGGGGGAGGCTGCCGTCAAGCAGGGCTATCGTGTTACTATGCTTAAGAGCCATGGCACCGAGATGAGAGGAGGATATGTCAGAAGTCAGGTGGTGATATCAAAGGAACCTATCGGGAGCCCGATTATAGAGAGTCCCGACTTTTTTGCTGCATTGTCACTGGCAGCTTACAAGGCCTTTAAAGACCTGGTATCCAAGGGGACCATCCTCTACGACCCTGCGTTTGTGGTTGAAATTGACGAAGGCCTTCCATGCATCCAGATGCCGGTGCCGGCCAAAGACCTGGCGGTGGAAAGGCTTGGACGGGCGGTTTTCGCCAATACCGTTATGCTTGGTGTTCTCTCCCGCATTATTGATGAACTCGATCCGGAAGTAGTACTTGAGAGTATATTGCATCTTATACCCAGGTACCATGAAGAGAACAAGAAGGCGTTTGAGATCGGGTATTGTTTATTTGAGGAAAATGAAACCTGTAATGGAGGAAAACAATGA
- the lcfB gene encoding long-chain-fatty-acid--CoA ligase, translating into MTLESNRETPPEDRPWFKVWPDHLPRNLEYPDVPAWWIMQRNIERFAEKTAVILVNHEDLSEIERMTYGELWQSANSLAAGLRKLGIRKGDRVATLLPNSASIIISYYGVWMAGAAITPCNVLAKEKEVESQLKDAGASMIIAAEHLSGLARSVSERMGLKLVLVSAGDPAEKIPGAIGFENLIRNAGERPADFSLNPAEDMAVLLYTGGTTGTPKGTILTHRNIVANTMQFAQWYSFRQGDETCICAIPMSHSGGMSGVMNVPIYAAATMIVFRKFVAEKVAQAINKYSATRFFGVPTMYVAILNNKDARACNMSSLKACRTNAAPLPVAVKHDFDKLVGKEVLVEGYGLTETSPLTHANPVKKARAGSIGIPLPDTDAKIIDLETGEDLPVNCEGELVIRGPQVMKGYLNRPEATDRAMAGGWFHTGDVARMDEEGYFFIVDRLKDMINSGGYKVWPREVEEVLYTHPKVRLAMVIGVPDDYFGETVKAYIVPKDDAVGSITQEEIISFCKERIARYKAPRIVEFRDSLPISPQGKVLRRVMKEEAKAELRSGKGNCDVSA; encoded by the coding sequence ATGACGCTGGAGAGCAACAGAGAAACACCTCCCGAAGATAGACCGTGGTTTAAAGTCTGGCCCGACCACCTGCCAAGAAACCTGGAATATCCGGATGTCCCGGCCTGGTGGATAATGCAACGCAATATAGAACGTTTTGCGGAAAAGACAGCGGTAATACTCGTAAATCATGAGGATCTCAGTGAGATTGAACGCATGACGTACGGTGAACTCTGGCAATCTGCAAACTCTCTTGCTGCCGGTCTTCGTAAGCTTGGCATCAGGAAAGGAGACAGGGTGGCAACACTCCTACCCAACTCGGCATCGATTATTATAAGTTATTATGGGGTCTGGATGGCCGGAGCGGCAATTACCCCCTGCAATGTACTGGCTAAAGAGAAGGAGGTCGAATCTCAGCTTAAAGACGCCGGGGCAAGTATGATCATTGCTGCTGAACATCTATCCGGGCTTGCCCGGTCTGTATCAGAGAGGATGGGCCTGAAGCTTGTTCTGGTCTCTGCCGGTGATCCGGCAGAAAAAATCCCGGGGGCAATCGGGTTTGAAAATCTCATTCGTAACGCAGGGGAAAGACCGGCTGATTTTTCCCTCAACCCGGCTGAGGACATGGCAGTACTACTCTATACGGGGGGTACGACCGGCACACCTAAAGGGACTATATTAACCCATCGGAACATTGTGGCCAACACGATGCAGTTTGCCCAGTGGTATTCCTTTCGGCAGGGGGATGAGACATGCATCTGTGCCATTCCCATGTCTCACAGCGGTGGGATGAGCGGGGTGATGAATGTTCCTATCTATGCCGCAGCCACGATGATTGTGTTCAGGAAATTCGTGGCTGAAAAAGTGGCGCAGGCTATCAATAAATATTCCGCAACACGTTTCTTCGGTGTCCCGACCATGTACGTTGCGATTCTGAACAACAAAGATGCAAGGGCATGCAACATGTCCTCCCTGAAGGCATGCCGTACCAATGCGGCTCCTCTTCCCGTTGCAGTGAAACATGACTTTGATAAGCTGGTCGGAAAAGAAGTGCTTGTTGAGGGATATGGACTGACAGAGACGAGTCCTTTGACTCATGCCAACCCGGTGAAAAAAGCAAGGGCTGGTTCCATAGGAATACCCCTCCCGGACACTGATGCCAAAATCATAGACCTTGAAACGGGAGAAGACCTTCCGGTTAACTGCGAAGGTGAACTTGTCATCCGGGGTCCTCAGGTAATGAAGGGTTACCTGAACAGGCCCGAAGCCACTGACAGGGCTATGGCGGGAGGCTGGTTTCATACGGGTGACGTTGCGAGGATGGACGAGGAAGGGTATTTTTTCATCGTTGACCGGTTAAAGGATATGATTAACAGCGGCGGGTACAAGGTCTGGCCCCGAGAAGTGGAGGAGGTCCTCTACACCCACCCCAAGGTGAGGCTCGCAATGGTAATCGGTGTCCCCGATGATTATTTTGGGGAGACGGTAAAGGCATATATCGTTCCTAAAGACGATGCAGTCGGGAGTATTACCCAGGAAGAGATTATCTCATTCTGCAAGGAAAGGATTGCGAGATACAAGGCGCCCCGAATCGTAGAATTCCGTGACAGTCTTCCCATAAGTCCTCAGGGAAAGGTGCTCAGACGCGTAATGAAAGAGGAAGCAAAGGCTGAACTGCGGTCCGGGAAGGGAAATTGTGACGTCTCTGCTTAG
- a CDS encoding tripartite tricarboxylate transporter family receptor, with protein MKSKHFLFILLITITVCMVSGFSSVNAGQYPDRPVKLFVSYSPGGATDFQARIVTMKAQTYLGQPIVIINKPGGGGMVGWNWFVTSASKDGYELVAYNVPHFISQSIVYPKKAKYNINNLEPIANWGTDPAVLIVPKNSPFNSVQDLVDYAKKNPGKVTFSGAGRYVGHHIAMLQLAKAADIKTTYIPYKGGVPALLAVMSGEVMAGFNNTSDAFRSKDRVKILAIADLQRSSFIPDVKTFKELGFDVDNASNNRRGIAAPKGTPPEIIRKLSDIFVKMFNDKKVAKRMKDSGSGMFVLSRDETRKMWKRTQATLEVVLKGLGQE; from the coding sequence ATGAAAAGCAAGCATTTTCTTTTTATCTTGTTAATCACGATAACCGTCTGCATGGTATCGGGGTTTTCAAGCGTAAATGCAGGGCAGTATCCCGACAGGCCGGTAAAGTTGTTCGTGTCGTATTCTCCTGGTGGCGCTACGGACTTCCAGGCTCGTATCGTTACCATGAAGGCACAGACATACCTCGGTCAACCCATTGTTATAATCAACAAACCCGGCGGAGGCGGTATGGTCGGCTGGAACTGGTTTGTGACTTCGGCCTCTAAGGACGGCTATGAATTGGTCGCATATAATGTGCCTCACTTTATTTCTCAATCGATCGTCTATCCAAAGAAAGCCAAGTACAATATCAACAACCTGGAACCTATTGCCAACTGGGGTACGGATCCTGCCGTCCTTATCGTACCCAAGAACAGTCCTTTCAACAGCGTACAGGATCTTGTGGATTATGCAAAGAAGAATCCCGGGAAGGTTACGTTTTCAGGTGCCGGCCGCTATGTGGGGCACCACATCGCCATGCTCCAGCTCGCAAAGGCTGCCGATATCAAGACAACATACATACCATACAAAGGTGGCGTTCCAGCCCTCCTGGCCGTAATGAGCGGTGAAGTCATGGCTGGATTTAACAACACCTCGGATGCGTTCCGCAGTAAAGACCGGGTGAAGATCCTTGCAATAGCCGACCTTCAGAGAAGCTCCTTTATCCCCGATGTCAAGACATTCAAGGAACTGGGCTTTGATGTTGACAACGCCAGCAACAACAGAAGGGGAATAGCTGCTCCCAAGGGTACACCTCCGGAGATAATCCGGAAGCTGTCGGATATATTTGTTAAGATGTTCAACGACAAAAAGGTTGCCAAGAGAATGAAGGATAGTGGATCGGGAATGTTTGTGCTTTCACGTGATGAAACCAGAAAGATGTGGAAGAGGACTCAAGCTACGCTGGAGGTTGTACTGAAAGGTCTCGGGCAGGAATGA